One window from the genome of Drosophila albomicans strain 15112-1751.03 chromosome 2L, ASM965048v2, whole genome shotgun sequence encodes:
- the LOC117565439 gene encoding protein spaetzle 3 isoform X2 encodes MALANFSLPFGALAQPWGATLAPLHPIHQLASNTNNLLYSPADHQQPQSPADAAPDYYKNNPYAAPALHQQQQQQQQQQQQEQQQQSQQGYPYGRRKQNNAYLPPSGATRNSVYHIQQQQTQQSQQQHTQQTQVETNENTVSFHSSSASSSSGQTQSTLQLTQSAGRGPAEGSYTRYPGQAPALPVKQQKQYYNAHGTASATATTTFTKNSGSFSITGYGSRQQQPSHSQQQPAQLQPPHQQQQPPPLPPQRGRQAGGAGAGAGSKTETPASTYGVAPPDNYPERAPGFTRVQAGQGSRTQVHAVLDYDVEEGEEEDEEDDGEYYDAEGHNKVTRSKDS; translated from the coding sequence ATGGCTTTGGCCAACTTCTCGCTTCCGTTTGGAGCCCTCGCCCAGCCATGGGGCGCCACTCTGGCCCCGCTGCATCCGATCCATCAGCTGGCCAGTAATACGAATAACTTGCTCTACTCACCCGCGGATCAtcagcagccgcagtcgcCCGCTGATGCGGCGCCCGACTACTACAAGAACAATCCCTACGCTGCCCCAGCActgcatcaacagcaacagcagcagcagcaacagcagcagcaggaacaacagcaacagtcacagcaGGGTTATCCTTATGGCAGACGCAAGCAGAACAACGCTTACTTGCCACCAAGTGGCGCCACTCGCAACTCCGTGTATCacattcagcagcagcagacacagcagagccaacagcagcacacacaacagaCGCAGGTGGAGACCAACGAGAATACGGTTTCGTTTCACAGCTCCAGTGCCAGCAGCAGTTCTGGCCAGACTCAGAGCACGCTACAGCTGACACAATCGGCTGGACGGGGTCCTGCCGAAGGCTCCTACACTCGCTATCCTGGCCAGGCGCCAGCGCTTCCGGtaaagcaacagaagcaaTACTACAATGCCCACGGCACGGCGAGtgccacagcaaccacaacgtTCACCAAGAACAGCGGCAGCTTTAGTATTACGGGCTATGgcagcagacagcagcagccatcgcattcacaacagcaaccagcacAGTTGCAGCCAccgcatcagcaacagcagccgccgccTTTGCCACCTCAACGTGGCAGGCAAGCAGgcggagctggagctggagcaggaAGTAAGACGGAGACGCCAGCCTCCACTTATGGCGTTGCTCCGCCCGACAATTATCCAGAGCGTGCTCCTGGCTTCACCCGCGTTCAGGCGGGTCAAGGCTCCAGGACTCAAGTGCACGCCGTGCTCGACTACGATGTGGAAGAGGGCGAAGAGGAGGACGAAGAGGATGACGGCGAGTACTACGATGCCGAGGGTCACAATAAAG
- the LOC117565272 gene encoding uncharacterized protein LOC117565272 isoform X1, with translation MSTRAPHSDPALAGLPQLIEDLQRLCEDQDSADVVFICGRDDEKIYAHRSILMARCKSFKTAKRGEVCRIPIPGCTVSPAAPGTGTPTAIRLPHVNAELFRQFILYVYTAKLMLQDFRVFEMLTLAQDMGVFELRAACEDHVISTLSVDNACTFLTAVMDIHEKAGAKCAASFMERCIIYIGENAGECVKTNSFLTLTKDALIKIISSDYFCLEEEEVWRCVLAWAKYQAGVTQPTAHWTEEERARVCQHLSGVMGHVRLLLIDSQVFAEEVEPTGAVPMELSLERYRYAALHPNKLVDNDKRLQPRLTVNMFPGSQILRNDKLALQSVLNGWFGVPKQSWRLVYRASTHGHGSSSFHRYCDGVAPCMVIGVGAHGEISGGYTDVAWAKTSRKGGYLHSERAFLFMLNPPNGEQPVKFDIVKKPYAICYHPDCGPIFGAGADLLISSNCNVNTDSYSNLPHSYDGPSAAHMTLFGDYNFTISDYEVYTLAATHSHNQSQSLAGNGNGQPPGVPSKTKYDRY, from the exons atgagtaCACGTGCACCACACAGTGATCCAGCTTTGGCTGGACTTCCACAACTAATTGAGGACCTGCAACGATTGTGCGAAGATCAGGACAGTGCCGATGTCGTTTTTATATGTGGCCGTGATGATGAGAAAATCTACGCACACCGAAGCATCCTGATGGCACG TTGCAAGAGCTTTAAGACTGCTAAACGTGGTGAAGTCTGTCGGATACCCATTCCCGGCTGCACAGTTTCACCTGCAGCACCTGGAACTGGGACACCtactgcgattcgcttgccaCATGTTAATGCTGAACTATTTCGCCAATTCATACTATATGTCTACACCGCAAAA CTGATGTTGCAAGATTTTCGAGTTTTCGAGATGTTAACACTAGCTCAAGATATGGGTGTTTTTGAATTGCGCGCCGCTTGTGAAGATCATGTTATTTCCACGTTATCTGTGGATAATGCTTGCACATTTTTGACTGCTGTTATGGATATTCATGAGAAAGCTG GTGCCAAGTGCGCGGCTTCGTTTATGGAACGCTGCATCATCTATATTGGCGAGAATGCTGGGGAATGTGTTAAAACCAACTCGTTTCTTACGCTCACCAAGGATGCATTGATTAAGATCATATCATCGGATTAT TTCTGCTTGGAGGAGGAAGAAGTCTGGCGTTGTGTTTTAGCCTGGGCCAAGTACCAGGCGGGAGTCACCCAGCCAACCGCTCACTGGACGGAGGAGGAGCGTGCAAGGGTCTGTCAGCACTTAAGTGGAGTCATGGGTCATGTGCGCTTGCTGCTTATCGATAGCCAAGTGTTTGCCGAGGAGGTAGAGCCAACTGGGGCTGTGCCCATGGAGCTATCCTTGGAGCGCTATCGCTATGCTGCTCTGCATCCCAATAAGCTGGTGGACAATGACAAGCGACTGCAACCAAGACTCACCGTCAATATGTTTCCGGGCTCACAAATCCTGCGCAACGATAAACTCGCTTTGCAAAGCGTGCTCAATGGCTGGTTTGGTGTGCCCAAGCAGAGCTGGCGTCTCGTCTACCGAGCCTCAACACATGGCCATGGATCGAGTTCATTTCATCGCTATTGCGATGGTGTGGCACCCTGCATGGTAATCGGTGTGGGAGCACATGGCGAGATCAGCGGCGGCTACACAGATGTGGCCTGGGCAAAGACCAGTCGCAAGGGTGGCTATTTGCACTCGGAACGTGCGTTTCTCTTCATGCTGAATCCCCCAAATGGCGAGCAACCGGTCAAATTTGATATTGTTAAGAAACCTTATGCGATTTGTTATCATCCAGA TTGCGGTCCCATATTTGGTGCTGGCGCCGATCTGCTGATATCGAGCAACTGTAACGTGAACACGGACTCGTACTCGAACTTGCCGCACTCCTACGATGGCCCCAGTGCCGCACATATGACGCTCTTTGGCGATTACAACTTTACGATCAGTGATTACGAGGTGTACACTCTGGCAGCCACCCACAGTCAcaatcaaagccaaagcctggccggaaatggaaatggacaACCGCCGGGTGTGCCCAGCAAGACAAAGTATGATAGATACTAA
- the LOC117565272 gene encoding uncharacterized protein LOC117565272 isoform X2 yields the protein MRKLFCLEEEEVWRCVLAWAKYQAGVTQPTAHWTEEERARVCQHLSGVMGHVRLLLIDSQVFAEEVEPTGAVPMELSLERYRYAALHPNKLVDNDKRLQPRLTVNMFPGSQILRNDKLALQSVLNGWFGVPKQSWRLVYRASTHGHGSSSFHRYCDGVAPCMVIGVGAHGEISGGYTDVAWAKTSRKGGYLHSERAFLFMLNPPNGEQPVKFDIVKKPYAICYHPDCGPIFGAGADLLISSNCNVNTDSYSNLPHSYDGPSAAHMTLFGDYNFTISDYEVYTLAATHSHNQSQSLAGNGNGQPPGVPSKTKYDRY from the exons ATGAGAAAGCTG TTCTGCTTGGAGGAGGAAGAAGTCTGGCGTTGTGTTTTAGCCTGGGCCAAGTACCAGGCGGGAGTCACCCAGCCAACCGCTCACTGGACGGAGGAGGAGCGTGCAAGGGTCTGTCAGCACTTAAGTGGAGTCATGGGTCATGTGCGCTTGCTGCTTATCGATAGCCAAGTGTTTGCCGAGGAGGTAGAGCCAACTGGGGCTGTGCCCATGGAGCTATCCTTGGAGCGCTATCGCTATGCTGCTCTGCATCCCAATAAGCTGGTGGACAATGACAAGCGACTGCAACCAAGACTCACCGTCAATATGTTTCCGGGCTCACAAATCCTGCGCAACGATAAACTCGCTTTGCAAAGCGTGCTCAATGGCTGGTTTGGTGTGCCCAAGCAGAGCTGGCGTCTCGTCTACCGAGCCTCAACACATGGCCATGGATCGAGTTCATTTCATCGCTATTGCGATGGTGTGGCACCCTGCATGGTAATCGGTGTGGGAGCACATGGCGAGATCAGCGGCGGCTACACAGATGTGGCCTGGGCAAAGACCAGTCGCAAGGGTGGCTATTTGCACTCGGAACGTGCGTTTCTCTTCATGCTGAATCCCCCAAATGGCGAGCAACCGGTCAAATTTGATATTGTTAAGAAACCTTATGCGATTTGTTATCATCCAGA TTGCGGTCCCATATTTGGTGCTGGCGCCGATCTGCTGATATCGAGCAACTGTAACGTGAACACGGACTCGTACTCGAACTTGCCGCACTCCTACGATGGCCCCAGTGCCGCACATATGACGCTCTTTGGCGATTACAACTTTACGATCAGTGATTACGAGGTGTACACTCTGGCAGCCACCCACAGTCAcaatcaaagccaaagcctggccggaaatggaaatggacaACCGCCGGGTGTGCCCAGCAAGACAAAGTATGATAGATACTAA
- the LOC117565273 gene encoding probable small nuclear ribonucleoprotein E: MSFKGNPKVQKVMVQPINLIFRYLQSRSRVQVWLYENISLRIEGHIVGFDEYMNLVLDDAEEVYVKTRQRKNLGRIMLKGDNITLIQNVSPSKD; the protein is encoded by the coding sequence ATGTCTTTCAAGGGCAACCCTAAGGTGCAAAAGGTGATGGTACAGCCCATCAACCTGATCTTCCGTTACCTGCAAAGTCGCTCCCGCGTTCAAGTCTGGCTATACGAGAACATCTCGCTACGCATCGAGGGCCACATTGTGGGATTCGACGAGTACATGAACCTGGTGCTGGATGATGCTGAGGAAGTGTATGTGAAGACGCGTCAACGCAAGAATCTTGGCCGCATCATGCTTAAGGGCGACAACATCACACTCATACAGAATGTCAGCCCCTCCAAGGATTAA
- the LOC117565274 gene encoding mitochondrial import inner membrane translocase subunit Tim13: protein MSHGTVDKGELMDQVKQQIAVANAQELLTQMTTKCFKKCVGKPGTSLDASEQKCVSLCMDRFMDSWNLISRTYGQRLQREQSKM from the exons ATGTCGCACGGAACCGTTGATAAAGGTGAATTGATGGACCAGGTGAAGCAGCAGATTGCTGTTGCAAACGCCCAGGAATTGCTCACACAAATGAccacaaaatgttttaaaaagtGTGTTGGCAAGCCCGGAACTTCACTGGATGCCTCCGAGCAG AAATGCGTATCCTTGTGTATGGATCGTTTTATGGATTCGTGGAATCTTATCTCCAGAACCTATGGCCAGAGGTTGCAACGCGAACAATCGAAAATGTGA